A DNA window from Drosophila biarmipes strain raj3 chromosome 2R, RU_DBia_V1.1, whole genome shotgun sequence contains the following coding sequences:
- the LOC108030030 gene encoding uncharacterized protein LOC108030030 isoform X1: MHRSLKPHSNTAQAKKVQPPTIPGDSPPELHHYQQPQQHHQHSSHHHPHHQPLIPLYRLSGPLRHHQNHQADDGISMSGSSIVSSPSLEEGGFNLPRETSVALRLKDEVNGSAPTAPVGGAGGGGGAAVVGAPPPGTGKSGVAMVPPPPVFCATLREPLTHKAAVYYHQQLALQEDQGIDLTQSPGRDSPGSSSGSAGSGSRHSTASLDSGRASSYLTGVSSSGASIRAPLSSPRCSSVSSCSIGSVDRQRNDELIIDWLLEMKHEEYAQLFIAAGYDLPTIARMTPEDLTAIGIKNPHHRERIKQRIDKLQVLDNLPHFVPGSIEEWLQLLRLEEYIQPLLEQNYKTVRDVTQVTWEDLEDIGIVKLGHQKKILLAIKRVKDIISGKWNPGGANAYQQQEYTRKPWQFIVPIPSTPSYVPTTRVSWDDTKIYATSSVLNATAPAGSSCLNSSLPNGDAYYCTGSNHECCSGNDVVLIKVRQPRGKSLESLEDIHDNSTRSHLTFSHYTTTDYGHFGPPTTAAAAAAMAAAATLQQQQHHHQQLLHQQQQQAAAARLLGNPPPIGWRRSYDDGDITPTNDATRELLYEQEGGGTLPRQQRGILQRAVLNTMPPLEHHHYMNAAAAAEYGAAGGVEGGANYLSGSPLTGKKIAPEPPRRHCSIRNSRTLSGEGVPSGSVAQAHQQAAQQQQQQAQHMFYGHTAQHWQQQQAGAGSGGQQPIYANYATIQQTTAEIHCEKYHDNKSTSSIDSIDTIPFANENTGTIKQRLLNRQELQASGVGTNNAPGGGGHPAHLHSSSSSSSSSSTNTIANIAHSFHSLKSSSSLHDATLARSESMGSTASGGSALHLRSPTLDLSNPGGSAVDPISSPESTAPAVAINTGVPPKVSVNVLNDIGNMLANLTDELDAMLEEEKRVGLNIDSE, from the exons ATGCATCGTTCGCTGAAGCCGCACTCGAATACCGCACAGGCTAAGAAGGTGCAACCGCCAACGATACCAGGTGACTCGCCGCCGGAACTGCATCATTaccagcagccgcagcagcaccaccagcataGTTCGCACCACCATCCGCACCACCAGCCGCTGATACCGCTCTACCGGCTGAGCGGACCGCTGCGCCATCACCAGAACCACCAGGCGGACGATGGGATCAGCATGAGCGGCAGCAGCATCGTTTCGTCGCCCTCGCTGGAGGAGGGTGGCTTCAATCTGCCCCGGGAGACGAGTGTGGCTCTGCGTCTCAAGGATGAAGTGAATGGCTCGGCTCCTACTGCTCCTGTAGGAGGtgcgggaggaggaggaggagcggcGGTGGTGGGAGCCCCACCACCAGGAACTGGAAAATCTGGAGTTGCCATGGTCCCGCCACCACCCGTTTTCTGTGCCACTCTGCGCGAACCGCTGACCCACAAGGCGGCCGTCTACTACCACCAGCAGCTGGCCCTGCAGGAGGATCAGGGCATCGATCTGACCCAGTCGCCGGGCCGAGATTCGCCGGGCTCTTCCTCGGGCTCGGCCGGCTCCGGATCTCGCCACAGCACCGCCAGCTTGGACTCGGGTCGGGCCTCCTCCTACCTGACCGGCGTGTCCTCGTCCGGAGCCTCGATTCGGGCGCCGCTCTCCTCGCCGCGCTGCAGTTCCGTGAGCTCGTGCTCCATTGGCAGCGTGGATCGGCAGCGCAACGATGAGCTCATCATCGACTGGCTGCTGGAGATGAAGCACGAGGAGTACGCCCAGCTGTTCATCGCCGCGGGCTACGATCTGCCCACCATTGCGCGCATGACGCCGGAGGATCTCACCGCCATTGGCATCAAGAATCCGCACCATCGCGAGCGGATCAAGCAGCGGATCGACAAGCTGCAGGTGCTCGACAATTTGCCGCATTTTGTGCCG GGATCCATAGAGGAGTGGCTGCAGCTGTTGCGCCTGGAGGAGTACATCCAGCCGTTACTGGAGCAGAACTACAAGACGGTGCGCGACGTGACGCAAGTGACTTGGGAGGATCTCGAGGACATTGGCATTGTCAAGCTGGGCCACCAGAAGAAGATCCTGCTGGCCATCAAGCGGGTGAAGGACATCATCAGCGGAAAGTGGAATCCGGGCGGCGCCAATGCCTACCAACAACAG GAGTACACGCGGAAGCCCTGGCAATTCATTGTGCCCATACCCAGTACGCCATCCTATGTGCCAACCACTCGCGTCTCGTGGGACGACACGAAAATCTACGCCACCAGCAGTGTGCTGAATGCCACTGCCCCGGCCGGGAGCAGCTGCCTCAACAGCAGCCTCCCCAACGGAGACGCCTACTACTGCACGGGCAGCAACCACGAGTGTTGCTCCGGCAACGATGTGGTGCTCATTAAG GTGCGCCAGCCGCGCGGCAAGAGCCTGGAATCGTTGGAGGACATCCACGACAACAGCACGCGCAGCCATCTGACCTTCAGCCATTACACGACCACGGACTACGGCCACTTTGGGCCGCCCACAACGGCGGCGGCTGCAGCGGCCATGGCCGCGGCTGCAacgctccagcagcagcagcaccatcaccagcagctgctccaccagcaacagcagcaggcggcTGCCGCCCGTCTCCTGGGCAATCCGCCGCCCATTGGATGGCGGCGGTCCTACGACGATGGCGACATCACACCCACCAACGATGCCACGAGGGAGCTGCTATACGAGCAGGAGGGCGGTGGCACGTTGCCACGCCAACAGCGAGGCATCCTGCAGAGAGCGGTGCTGAACACGATGCCGCCGCTGGAGCACCACCACTACATGaatgcggcggcggcggcggagtaCGGAGCGGCCGGCGGTGTGGAGGGAGGAGCG AACTATTTGAGCGGCAGCCCCTTGACGGGCAAGAAGATAGCTCCAGAGCCACCTAGACGCCACTGCAGCATACGCAACTCCCGCACGCTGAGCGGAGAGGGAGTGCCGTCGGGATCGGTTGCGCAGGCGCATCAGCAGgcagcccagcagcagcagcaacaggcgcAACACATGTTCTATGGCCACACCGCGCAgcactggcagcagcagcaggcgggaGCGGGGAGTGGTGGTCAGCAGCCCATCTACGCCAACTATGCCACCATTCAGCAGACAACGGCCGAGATCCACTGCGAGAAGTATCACGACAATAAGTCGACCTCGAGCATCGATTCCATTGATACGATACCCTTTGCCAACGAGAACACAGGGACGATCAAGCAGCGGCTGCTCAACCGCCAGGAGCTGCAGGCCAGTGGAGTGGGCACCAACAACGCCCCCGGTGGCGGTGGCCATCCCGCCCACCTGCACTCGTCCAGCTCgagctccagctcctcctccacgAACACCATTGCAAACATAGCGCACTCGTTCCATTCGCTGAAATCTTCCAGTTCGCTGCACGACGCCACCCTGGCGCGGAGTGAAAGCATGGGCAGCACGGCCAGCGGCGGAAGTGCCTTGCACCTGCGTTCGCCCACTCTGGATCTGTCCAATCCCGGGGGATCAGCGGTGGATCCAATCAGTTCGCCGGAGTCGACAGCTCCAGCTGTGGCCATAAACACAGGAGTTCCGCCGAAAGTTTCGGTTAACGTTCTAAACGACATTGGCAATATGCTGGCCAATCTCACGGACGAGTTGGACGCCATGCTCGAGGAGGAGAAGCGAGTGGGCCTCAACATAGACAGTGAATAA
- the LOC108030030 gene encoding caskin-2 isoform X2 — protein sequence MHRSLKPHSNTAQAKKVQPPTIPGDSPPELHHYQQPQQHHQHSSHHHPHHQPLIPLYRLSGPLRHHQNHQADDGISMSGSSIVSSPSLEEGGFNLPRETSVALRLKDEVNGSAPTAPVGGAGGGGGAAVVGAPPPGTGKSGVAMVPPPPVFCATLREPLTHKAAVYYHQQLALQEDQGIDLTQSPGRDSPGSSSGSAGSGSRHSTASLDSGRASSYLTGVSSSGASIRAPLSSPRCSSVSSCSIGSVDRQRNDELIIDWLLEMKHEEYAQLFIAAGYDLPTIARMTPEDLTAIGIKNPHHRERIKQRIDKLQVLDNLPHFVPGSIEEWLQLLRLEEYIQPLLEQNYKTVRDVTQVTWEDLEDIGIVKLGHQKKILLAIKRVKDIISGKWNPGGANAYQQQVRQPRGKSLESLEDIHDNSTRSHLTFSHYTTTDYGHFGPPTTAAAAAAMAAAATLQQQQHHHQQLLHQQQQQAAAARLLGNPPPIGWRRSYDDGDITPTNDATRELLYEQEGGGTLPRQQRGILQRAVLNTMPPLEHHHYMNAAAAAEYGAAGGVEGGANYLSGSPLTGKKIAPEPPRRHCSIRNSRTLSGEGVPSGSVAQAHQQAAQQQQQQAQHMFYGHTAQHWQQQQAGAGSGGQQPIYANYATIQQTTAEIHCEKYHDNKSTSSIDSIDTIPFANENTGTIKQRLLNRQELQASGVGTNNAPGGGGHPAHLHSSSSSSSSSSTNTIANIAHSFHSLKSSSSLHDATLARSESMGSTASGGSALHLRSPTLDLSNPGGSAVDPISSPESTAPAVAINTGVPPKVSVNVLNDIGNMLANLTDELDAMLEEEKRVGLNIDSE from the exons ATGCATCGTTCGCTGAAGCCGCACTCGAATACCGCACAGGCTAAGAAGGTGCAACCGCCAACGATACCAGGTGACTCGCCGCCGGAACTGCATCATTaccagcagccgcagcagcaccaccagcataGTTCGCACCACCATCCGCACCACCAGCCGCTGATACCGCTCTACCGGCTGAGCGGACCGCTGCGCCATCACCAGAACCACCAGGCGGACGATGGGATCAGCATGAGCGGCAGCAGCATCGTTTCGTCGCCCTCGCTGGAGGAGGGTGGCTTCAATCTGCCCCGGGAGACGAGTGTGGCTCTGCGTCTCAAGGATGAAGTGAATGGCTCGGCTCCTACTGCTCCTGTAGGAGGtgcgggaggaggaggaggagcggcGGTGGTGGGAGCCCCACCACCAGGAACTGGAAAATCTGGAGTTGCCATGGTCCCGCCACCACCCGTTTTCTGTGCCACTCTGCGCGAACCGCTGACCCACAAGGCGGCCGTCTACTACCACCAGCAGCTGGCCCTGCAGGAGGATCAGGGCATCGATCTGACCCAGTCGCCGGGCCGAGATTCGCCGGGCTCTTCCTCGGGCTCGGCCGGCTCCGGATCTCGCCACAGCACCGCCAGCTTGGACTCGGGTCGGGCCTCCTCCTACCTGACCGGCGTGTCCTCGTCCGGAGCCTCGATTCGGGCGCCGCTCTCCTCGCCGCGCTGCAGTTCCGTGAGCTCGTGCTCCATTGGCAGCGTGGATCGGCAGCGCAACGATGAGCTCATCATCGACTGGCTGCTGGAGATGAAGCACGAGGAGTACGCCCAGCTGTTCATCGCCGCGGGCTACGATCTGCCCACCATTGCGCGCATGACGCCGGAGGATCTCACCGCCATTGGCATCAAGAATCCGCACCATCGCGAGCGGATCAAGCAGCGGATCGACAAGCTGCAGGTGCTCGACAATTTGCCGCATTTTGTGCCG GGATCCATAGAGGAGTGGCTGCAGCTGTTGCGCCTGGAGGAGTACATCCAGCCGTTACTGGAGCAGAACTACAAGACGGTGCGCGACGTGACGCAAGTGACTTGGGAGGATCTCGAGGACATTGGCATTGTCAAGCTGGGCCACCAGAAGAAGATCCTGCTGGCCATCAAGCGGGTGAAGGACATCATCAGCGGAAAGTGGAATCCGGGCGGCGCCAATGCCTACCAACAACAG GTGCGCCAGCCGCGCGGCAAGAGCCTGGAATCGTTGGAGGACATCCACGACAACAGCACGCGCAGCCATCTGACCTTCAGCCATTACACGACCACGGACTACGGCCACTTTGGGCCGCCCACAACGGCGGCGGCTGCAGCGGCCATGGCCGCGGCTGCAacgctccagcagcagcagcaccatcaccagcagctgctccaccagcaacagcagcaggcggcTGCCGCCCGTCTCCTGGGCAATCCGCCGCCCATTGGATGGCGGCGGTCCTACGACGATGGCGACATCACACCCACCAACGATGCCACGAGGGAGCTGCTATACGAGCAGGAGGGCGGTGGCACGTTGCCACGCCAACAGCGAGGCATCCTGCAGAGAGCGGTGCTGAACACGATGCCGCCGCTGGAGCACCACCACTACATGaatgcggcggcggcggcggagtaCGGAGCGGCCGGCGGTGTGGAGGGAGGAGCG AACTATTTGAGCGGCAGCCCCTTGACGGGCAAGAAGATAGCTCCAGAGCCACCTAGACGCCACTGCAGCATACGCAACTCCCGCACGCTGAGCGGAGAGGGAGTGCCGTCGGGATCGGTTGCGCAGGCGCATCAGCAGgcagcccagcagcagcagcaacaggcgcAACACATGTTCTATGGCCACACCGCGCAgcactggcagcagcagcaggcgggaGCGGGGAGTGGTGGTCAGCAGCCCATCTACGCCAACTATGCCACCATTCAGCAGACAACGGCCGAGATCCACTGCGAGAAGTATCACGACAATAAGTCGACCTCGAGCATCGATTCCATTGATACGATACCCTTTGCCAACGAGAACACAGGGACGATCAAGCAGCGGCTGCTCAACCGCCAGGAGCTGCAGGCCAGTGGAGTGGGCACCAACAACGCCCCCGGTGGCGGTGGCCATCCCGCCCACCTGCACTCGTCCAGCTCgagctccagctcctcctccacgAACACCATTGCAAACATAGCGCACTCGTTCCATTCGCTGAAATCTTCCAGTTCGCTGCACGACGCCACCCTGGCGCGGAGTGAAAGCATGGGCAGCACGGCCAGCGGCGGAAGTGCCTTGCACCTGCGTTCGCCCACTCTGGATCTGTCCAATCCCGGGGGATCAGCGGTGGATCCAATCAGTTCGCCGGAGTCGACAGCTCCAGCTGTGGCCATAAACACAGGAGTTCCGCCGAAAGTTTCGGTTAACGTTCTAAACGACATTGGCAATATGCTGGCCAATCTCACGGACGAGTTGGACGCCATGCTCGAGGAGGAGAAGCGAGTGGGCCTCAACATAGACAGTGAATAA